In Arachis hypogaea cultivar Tifrunner chromosome 17, arahy.Tifrunner.gnm2.J5K5, whole genome shotgun sequence, a single window of DNA contains:
- the LOC112763747 gene encoding uncharacterized protein, with the protein MADNRVPQLTQAELMAQMAELQAEVRRLAELSTQNSASKHEENGPKGPVKGNTDLLSINPPKEKLTLDNPFSEEITNYQMPKNFTLPSSLEPYKGIGDTRAHIKKFQSMMFFNSPNNDPVLCRAFPTYLDGTALLWISKLPAGSIFSFEELAKSFIDYFAAVRIYVHGSDYLGTICQGPQEILKDYMTRFAEATMEIPDLDPTVHLHALKSGLRPDKFRETIAVTKIKTLEEFRERATGQMEIEELREAERTERKQPRREEDRTTRSVNNKDSRKPFKLTPKFDNYTRFNTKREKIIKEILNAKIIKPPARAGSYQDQRFVDKSKHCAFHQKYGHTIDECVIARDLLERLLGKAS; encoded by the coding sequence ATGGCCGATAACAGAGTTCCCCAACTCACTCAGGCCGAACTTATGGCCCAGATGGCCGAGCTACAAGCAGAAGTCAGAAGACTCGCTGAACTGTCCACCCAAAATAGTGCCAGTAAACATGAGGAGAATGGTCCCAAAGGCCCAGTCAAAGGCAACACAGACCTACTAAGCATCAACCCTCCGAAGGAGAAACTGACCTTAGACAATCCGTTTTCCGAAGAAATCACCAATTACCAGATGCCAAAGAATTTCACACTGCCTTCCTCGCTCGAGCCATATAAGGGGATTGGTGACACCCGGGCTCATATTAAGAAATTTCAATCCATGATGTTTTTTAATAGCCCTAACAATGATCCTGTACTTTGCAGGGCTTTCCCTACTTACCTTGACGGCACTGCATTACTTTGGATTTCAAAATTACCTGCAGGTTCAATCTTTTCTTTTGAAGAACTGGCGAAGTCTTTCATCGACTACTTCGCAGCGGTACGGATATACGTACACGGATCAGATTACCTCGGCACCATCTGCCAAGGTCCTCAAGAAATCTTGAAAGACTACATGACCCGGTTTGCAGAAGCAACCATGGAGATACCAGACCTTGACCCTACTGTCCACCTACATGCCCTGAAGTCCGGTCTCCGACCCGACAAGTTCAGAGAAACAATCGCGGTTACTAAGATAAAGACGTTAGAAGAATTCCGAGAAAGGGCGACAGGACAAATGGAGATTGAGGAGCTTCGTGAAGCCGAAAGAACAGAAAGAAAACAACCTAGAAGGGAGGAAGACAGAACGACAAGGTCGGTGAATAACAAAGACTCCAGAAAACCTTTCAAGCTCACCCCGAAATTTGACAACTACACCAGATTCAACACAAAGAGGGAGAAgataattaaagaaatactcaacGCTAAAATCATAAAACCTCCAGCAAGGGCAGGAAGCTATCAAGACCAGCGATTTGTTGACAAAAGCAAACACTGTGCTTTCCATCAGAAGTACGGACATACGATTGATGAATGTGTGATAGCCAGGGACCTATTAGAGAGATTGCTCGGCAAGGCCTCCTAG